Proteins encoded by one window of uncultured Sunxiuqinia sp.:
- a CDS encoding TrpB-like pyridoxal phosphate-dependent enzyme: MTRQKKIFLDEADMPKQWYNLAPDLLTPLNPPLGPDGNPVSPDMLAPVFPMNLIEQEVSQERWIDIPEEIREHLFRWRPSPLIRAYELEEALGTPAKIYYKNEGVSPAGSHKPNTAIPQAWYNKQFGIKKLTTETGAGQWGSALSFACSVIGGIECKVFMVRVSFDQKPFRKMMMNTWGGKCVASPSMETKAGRDILAQYPDTPGSLGIAISEAVEAAVGDSTGQTRYALGSVLNHVMLHQTIIGLEAKKQLAKVGINKPDIVIGCCGGGSNFAGLSFPFIYDKVNGADIQIIGAEPFSCPTLTKAPFIYDNGDVAQMTPLMAMHSLGHNFVPAPIHAGGLRYHGMSPLVSAALRDNLMEAQAIHQSECFEAGLLFSKTEGIIPAPETTHAIAATIREAKKAKEEGKEKTILFNFSGHGLMDLVGYDKYLNGELHDYEYPDAEIALNLEKLKGYPLPK, from the coding sequence ATGACCAGACAAAAGAAAATCTTTTTGGATGAGGCTGATATGCCCAAGCAATGGTACAACCTAGCTCCAGACCTATTAACCCCTCTAAACCCGCCACTAGGACCAGATGGAAATCCTGTAAGTCCGGATATGCTTGCACCTGTTTTCCCAATGAACCTGATTGAGCAGGAAGTGAGCCAGGAGCGTTGGATCGACATCCCTGAAGAAATTCGTGAACACCTTTTTCGCTGGCGTCCCAGTCCTCTGATTCGAGCCTACGAATTAGAGGAAGCATTGGGAACTCCCGCTAAAATCTACTACAAAAACGAAGGTGTTTCCCCTGCAGGAAGCCATAAGCCGAATACAGCCATTCCGCAAGCCTGGTACAACAAACAATTTGGCATTAAAAAATTAACCACTGAAACAGGTGCAGGACAATGGGGATCTGCTCTTTCCTTTGCCTGCTCGGTTATTGGCGGAATAGAATGTAAGGTATTTATGGTTCGGGTAAGTTTCGACCAAAAGCCATTTCGGAAAATGATGATGAATACGTGGGGTGGAAAATGTGTGGCCAGCCCAAGTATGGAAACCAAGGCTGGACGTGATATATTAGCCCAATATCCAGATACTCCAGGTTCGCTGGGTATTGCCATTTCGGAAGCTGTTGAAGCTGCCGTGGGCGACTCGACCGGACAAACCCGCTACGCATTGGGATCGGTATTGAACCACGTGATGTTACACCAAACCATTATTGGTTTAGAAGCTAAAAAACAACTGGCTAAAGTGGGAATCAACAAACCAGATATTGTGATCGGCTGCTGCGGAGGCGGCAGTAATTTTGCCGGACTTTCATTCCCTTTCATCTACGACAAAGTCAATGGAGCTGACATTCAAATCATTGGAGCCGAGCCATTTTCGTGTCCAACTCTAACCAAAGCTCCTTTTATATACGACAACGGTGACGTGGCACAAATGACTCCGCTCATGGCGATGCACAGTTTGGGACACAATTTTGTTCCTGCACCAATTCATGCTGGTGGTTTGCGTTACCATGGAATGTCTCCACTAGTAAGCGCTGCTTTACGCGACAACTTGATGGAAGCTCAAGCGATTCACCAAAGTGAATGTTTCGAAGCAGGTCTATTGTTCTCCAAAACAGAAGGCATTATTCCGGCACCAGAAACAACACACGCCATAGCTGCCACTATTCGCGAAGCCAAAAAGGCTAAAGAAGAAGGCAAAGAAAAGACCATTCTTTTCAACTTTAGTGGTCATGGCCTAATGGACTTGGTTGGTTACGACAAATATCTGAACGGAGAATTACACGACTACGAATACCCAGATGCAGA
- the trpS gene encoding tryptophan--tRNA ligase: MNKPTVVSGIRPTGFLHLGNYFGAVQNFLRMQEDYNCYFFIADIHSLTTHPTPENLQAGVKQVLAEYLACGIDPEKSTIFIQSDVPEIPQLYTILNMNAYLGELERTTSFKDKARQQPENVNAGLLTYPVLMASDIIIHKAHFVPVGKDQEQNLEMARKFAKRFNRMYKSDVFPIPKPFTLDGADLVKVPGLDGSGKMGKSEGNAINLYDTEKEIRKKVMRAVTDSGPIEMNAEKPEAIQNLFTLMKIVSQSEVVAQFDDAYNKCEIRYGDMKKQLAEDIVKFTNPIRERIVDILEDDAYLAKVAKMGAEKARESAVTTLQEVKNLVGFRKFY; this comes from the coding sequence ATGAATAAACCGACCGTTGTAAGTGGCATTAGGCCAACAGGATTTTTACACTTAGGAAACTATTTTGGAGCAGTACAAAACTTTTTGCGTATGCAGGAAGATTACAATTGTTACTTTTTTATTGCCGATATTCACTCGCTAACAACGCATCCTACGCCTGAGAACCTTCAAGCTGGAGTTAAACAAGTGCTGGCTGAGTATTTGGCTTGTGGTATTGACCCTGAAAAATCAACGATTTTTATTCAAAGTGATGTGCCGGAAATTCCGCAGCTGTACACCATCTTGAATATGAATGCCTATTTGGGCGAACTGGAACGTACAACTTCGTTTAAAGATAAAGCCCGCCAACAGCCTGAGAATGTGAACGCCGGTTTGTTGACCTATCCGGTGTTAATGGCTTCGGATATTATTATTCATAAAGCCCACTTTGTTCCGGTTGGGAAAGATCAGGAACAAAATCTGGAAATGGCACGAAAGTTTGCGAAGCGATTCAATCGTATGTACAAATCTGACGTATTTCCGATTCCAAAGCCCTTTACTTTAGATGGTGCTGATTTGGTTAAAGTTCCCGGATTGGACGGTAGCGGGAAGATGGGTAAATCAGAAGGCAATGCCATTAATTTATACGACACCGAGAAGGAAATTCGCAAAAAGGTGATGCGTGCGGTGACTGACTCCGGACCAATAGAAATGAATGCTGAGAAACCGGAGGCAATTCAGAATTTGTTTACTCTCATGAAAATTGTTTCGCAGTCGGAAGTCGTTGCTCAATTTGATGATGCCTATAACAAATGCGAAATTCGTTATGGCGATATGAAAAAGCAATTGGCCGAAGATATTGTGAAATTCACCAATCCTATTCGGGAGCGTATTGTAGATATTTTAGAAGATGATGCTTACTTAGCCAAAGTGGCTAAAATGGGAGCAGAAAAGGCTCGTGAATCAGCCGTTACTACATTGCAGGAAGTGAAAAATTTGGTTGGGTTCCGTAAATTCTACTAA
- the galE gene encoding UDP-glucose 4-epimerase GalE yields the protein MTQKILVTGGTGYIGSHTVVELQNAGYEVIVVDDLSNSSADVLENIEKISEKKPTFEQFSLADYNKTEDFFSRNQDIAAIIHFAASKAVGESVQMPLHYYRNNLVSLMNILECQRKYNIANIVFSSSCTVYGQPDQLPVTEDTPRKDAESPYGNTKRVNEDILQDSIKAYPEITGIALRYFNPIGAHSTALIGELPLGVPQNLVPFITQTAAGLREELSVFGDDYDTPDGSAIRDYINVVDLAKAHVIAIERLLKNKNKGGYEVFNLGTGNGYSVLEIINGFEKATGVKLNYKVVPRRAGDIEKIWADTIYANEELGWKAEKGLEETLLSAWNWEKRVRDIE from the coding sequence ATGACTCAAAAAATTTTAGTGACCGGAGGAACCGGCTATATCGGATCTCATACGGTTGTTGAACTGCAAAATGCAGGATATGAAGTGATCGTCGTGGATGATCTTTCCAACTCCAGTGCCGACGTTCTGGAAAACATCGAAAAGATATCGGAGAAGAAACCGACTTTCGAACAGTTTAGCTTGGCTGACTACAACAAAACTGAGGATTTTTTTAGCCGCAATCAGGATATCGCGGCCATCATTCACTTTGCGGCTTCGAAGGCTGTTGGTGAGTCAGTGCAAATGCCGCTGCATTATTACCGCAACAACCTGGTGTCGCTGATGAACATTTTGGAATGCCAGCGCAAGTATAACATTGCGAACATTGTATTCTCTTCTTCGTGTACGGTTTATGGCCAGCCGGATCAATTGCCGGTAACCGAAGATACGCCTCGAAAAGATGCGGAATCGCCCTACGGAAATACCAAACGGGTGAATGAAGATATTTTGCAAGACAGTATTAAAGCTTACCCCGAGATTACAGGAATTGCCTTGCGTTATTTCAACCCAATTGGGGCGCATTCAACAGCTTTGATTGGCGAATTACCTCTTGGAGTGCCGCAAAATTTGGTGCCTTTTATTACACAGACAGCTGCCGGACTGCGCGAAGAACTCAGCGTATTTGGCGATGATTACGACACGCCTGATGGTTCTGCTATTCGCGATTACATCAATGTAGTGGATTTAGCCAAGGCGCATGTGATTGCCATTGAACGCCTGTTGAAGAATAAAAATAAAGGCGGCTATGAAGTCTTTAACCTCGGAACCGGAAATGGCTATTCTGTATTGGAAATTATAAATGGTTTTGAAAAAGCGACCGGCGTAAAACTAAACTATAAAGTTGTACCTCGTCGTGCCGGCGATATCGAAAAGATTTGGGCCGATACCATCTATGCCAATGAAGAACTGGGTTGGAAAGCTGAAAAAGGGCTGGAAGAAACCTTGCTGTCGGCCTGGAACTGGGAAAAGCGAGTTCGGGATATTGAGTAG
- a CDS encoding TolC family protein — protein sequence MQKQLHIYLLLLSFTIPLIGLGQVKQLSLEEALQLAGENNRSAKVAEARQQAARGSYRMTNSLFLPGLSVSHTGVSTNDPLSAFGFKLKQEVVTQADFNPAMLNDPDDIENYSTKIELQQPILNVDGIYARKAAKNQYEAVSLQTERTRQQIQYEVKKAYFQLELAQSAVEVLQQSVNVAKEALTLTKDNEAQGFVKHADVLEASVRMEERQSQLREANNQLQTANEFLAHLVGLDLNSSIEPTDSMVEDPAQFTVNYNPGELENRSDLKAVQKQIEATENMLRSEKMKFIPRVNAFGSYEWNDKEILGTSASNYMVGASLSWDLFSGYKNVGSVQKASAQLNEARYNYDDYLSQSQIQLNRAKRKLELTYQQIQSGKLAKEQAEESLRIRTDRFEQGLEKTTDLLIAEALASKKNLDYIQRIYNYKQAVFELELLLEKEINE from the coding sequence ATGCAAAAACAATTACACATTTATTTACTGCTATTAAGCTTTACGATTCCTCTAATAGGATTGGGACAGGTGAAGCAGCTGAGTTTGGAGGAGGCTTTGCAGCTGGCCGGAGAAAACAATCGGTCGGCAAAAGTTGCAGAAGCCCGGCAGCAAGCAGCCCGCGGGTCTTATCGAATGACCAATTCATTGTTTTTACCAGGCTTATCGGTTAGTCATACTGGAGTGTCAACTAACGATCCGTTGTCGGCTTTCGGCTTTAAGCTCAAGCAGGAGGTGGTCACTCAAGCCGATTTTAACCCCGCAATGTTGAACGATCCAGACGATATTGAGAATTATAGTACAAAAATTGAGTTGCAACAACCCATCCTTAACGTGGATGGTATTTACGCCCGCAAAGCAGCTAAAAATCAATACGAAGCGGTATCGCTTCAGACCGAGCGCACGCGTCAGCAAATTCAATACGAAGTCAAGAAAGCTTATTTCCAATTGGAGTTGGCACAGTCAGCCGTTGAGGTGTTACAACAATCGGTTAATGTAGCCAAGGAAGCACTAACGCTAACGAAAGACAATGAAGCACAAGGCTTTGTTAAACATGCCGATGTGCTGGAAGCTTCAGTTCGTATGGAAGAGCGCCAAAGCCAGTTGCGCGAAGCCAACAATCAACTACAAACAGCCAACGAGTTTTTGGCTCACCTGGTGGGATTGGACTTAAACTCCAGCATTGAACCAACCGACTCAATGGTAGAAGATCCGGCTCAGTTCACCGTAAATTACAATCCGGGAGAATTGGAAAACCGGTCGGATCTTAAAGCTGTGCAGAAGCAAATTGAAGCAACTGAAAATATGCTTCGTTCGGAAAAAATGAAATTCATTCCTCGGGTAAATGCCTTTGGAAGTTACGAGTGGAACGACAAGGAAATACTGGGAACGTCGGCCAGTAACTACATGGTTGGAGCCAGTTTAAGCTGGGATTTATTCAGCGGGTATAAAAATGTGGGAAGCGTACAAAAAGCCAGTGCGCAACTCAACGAAGCCCGCTACAATTACGACGATTATCTGTCACAAAGCCAAATACAGTTAAACAGAGCCAAACGAAAATTAGAATTAACTTATCAACAGATTCAGTCGGGTAAACTAGCCAAGGAGCAAGCCGAAGAGTCGCTCCGTATTCGCACCGACCGGTTTGAGCAGGGGCTGGAAAAAACCACTGATTTGTTGATTGCCGAAGCACTGGCTTCGAAGAAAAACCTGGATTATATCCAACGTATTTACAATTATAAACAGGCAGTATTCGAACTGGAATTATTGCTTGAAAAAGAGATTAACGAATAA